In the Arachis ipaensis cultivar K30076 chromosome B10, Araip1.1, whole genome shotgun sequence genome, one interval contains:
- the LOC107619868 gene encoding TMV resistance protein N-like, with protein sequence MSLSSSSQAPPTHPYDVFISFRGEDTRKGFLSHLQAALRQNQIQTFRDDDGMDKGGLIWDELLHAIRNANLYLVIFSKNYASSRWCLKELVEIMERKNNNNVVIPVFYRIEPTHVRKQSGSYRSAFDKHERSSEDRCHVQQWRTALTHAANLSGITFDDHR encoded by the coding sequence AtgtcactttcttcttcttctcaagcaCCTCCCACTCATCCATACGATGTCTTCATCAGCTTCAGAGGGGAAGACACGCGCAAAGGATTCCTCAGCCATCTTCAAGCCGCTCTCCGCCAAAACCAAATCCAAACATTCAGAGACGATGACGGCATGGACAAAGGAGGTCTCATCTGGGACGAACTTCTTCACGCCATCAGAAACGCAAACTTGTATCTTGTTATCTTCTCCAAAAACTATGCATCCTCTAGGTGGTGCTTGAAAGAGCTGGTGGAGATCATGGAACGCAAGAACAATAACAATGTAGTGATTCCAGTGTTCTACAGAATAGAGCCCACACATGTTCGCAAGCAGAGTGGAAGTTACCGCAGCGCTTTTGATAAGCATGAGAGATCTTCGGAGGATCGTTGCCATGTGCAACAATGGAGGACTGCACTCACTCATGCTGCCAATCTTTCTGGAATCACCTTTGATGATCACAGGTAA
- the LOC110262502 gene encoding uncharacterized protein LOC110262502 isoform X2 codes for MKPLYRHILIVLSVLCAVVLQFFVTLFSSNDVSSQPLPPISRIPLLKLRHHLPQQQQQLKALPSPSSSRSLLSLSPKPTTALVAALDGTMYLVDKQENGPTRVIWSFSTGSPIYHSYQAPIHKDSGKENRSTPRISGSVECGDDWSLYMHDKHFGKMKFSDVTIF; via the exons ATGAAACCTCTTTATCGTCACATTCTTATCGTTCTCTCTGTTCTCTGTGCTGTCGTTTTGCAATTCTTCGTCACCCTCTTCAGCTCCAATGATGTATCATCACAGCCACTGCCACCGATCTCACGAATCCCTCTTCTCAAACTCCGTCATCATCTACCTCAACAGCAGCAACAACTCAAGGCTCTCCCTTCACCATCTTCTTCacgatcccttctctctctttctcc CAAGCCAACTACAGCACTGGTTGCTGCTTTAGATGGGACTATGTATTTGGTGGACAAACAGGAGAATGGCCCCACAAGAGTGATATGGTCGTTCTCAACGGGATCGCCAATCTACCATTCATATCAAGCTCCTATTCACAAGGATAGCGGTAAAGAAAACAGATCTACACCAAGAATCAGCGGGTCTGTGGAATGCGGGGATGACTGGTCATTGTACATGCATGATAAACACTTTGGTAAAATG AAATTCTCAGATGtaacaattttttga
- the LOC110262502 gene encoding uncharacterized protein LOC110262502 isoform X1, whose protein sequence is MKPLYRHILIVLSVLCAVVLQFFVTLFSSNDVSSQPLPPISRIPLLKLRHHLPQQQQQLKALPSPSSSRSLLSLSPKPTTALVAALDGTMYLVDKQENGPTRVIWSFSTGSPIYHSYQAPIHKDSGKENRSTPRISGSVECGDDWSLYMHDKHFGKMVFGLVYSIIVESVIFQK, encoded by the exons ATGAAACCTCTTTATCGTCACATTCTTATCGTTCTCTCTGTTCTCTGTGCTGTCGTTTTGCAATTCTTCGTCACCCTCTTCAGCTCCAATGATGTATCATCACAGCCACTGCCACCGATCTCACGAATCCCTCTTCTCAAACTCCGTCATCATCTACCTCAACAGCAGCAACAACTCAAGGCTCTCCCTTCACCATCTTCTTCacgatcccttctctctctttctcc CAAGCCAACTACAGCACTGGTTGCTGCTTTAGATGGGACTATGTATTTGGTGGACAAACAGGAGAATGGCCCCACAAGAGTGATATGGTCGTTCTCAACGGGATCGCCAATCTACCATTCATATCAAGCTCCTATTCACAAGGATAGCGGTAAAGAAAACAGATCTACACCAAGAATCAGCGGGTCTGTGGAATGCGGGGATGACTGGTCATTGTACATGCATGATAAACACTTTGGTAAAATGGTATTTGGTTTAGTTTACTCTATAATAGTTGAGTCAGTAATTTTTCAAAAGTAA
- the LOC107619869 gene encoding serine/threonine-protein kinase/endoribonuclease IRE1a, with translation MAKLCFSRPYVARTPTFSDDGAVTLGSKRSTLFEVDAKTGRIIQTHSMSDSDNSSTSWSDDKKSDTDILITKKKDLANPTELNSPELLLKIFRTDYSLRSVGPSSGVVLWTMTVSEFEAVLLCQHTSFDADDEYVSDSELGFAMPYPCQEIQPVFRLRKNFILEPSITERLPGSDHENSMLLMPASDLMLPSQANFEKLNVDDGNMMLPVPIPNSLPSPKPKIVYPSRMHEWSTPLRFMMLMVLGFVLYTLVVKSKDTPKDQNQSESKILPAKKKKTRKSGKNNVAVDKKEKHLSSEDEDMLMRKDLDVEAGGWMQFNQIDQGVDGRRVGKLLVSNKEIAKGSNGTIVFEGIYEGRAVAVKRLVKTHHDVAYKEIQNLIVSDHHPNIVRWHGVEYDQDFVYLALERCTCSLDDFIQIYSDISDNPLLRKNQAFKSSIKAQIDMGKDNMHGLWKANGYPSPLLLKLMRDVVSGIVHLHELGIIHRDLKPQNVLIIKERSLCAKLSDMGISKRLPEDMSALGHNATGAGSSGWQAPEQLGQGRQTRAVDLFSLGCVLFFCMTGGRHPFGERLERDVNIVKNRMDLFLVEFIPEAEDLVSSLLNPNPDIRPKAIEVLHHPFFWSPEMRLSFLRDASDRVELEDRETNSVLLNALERIATVALGAKWDEKLEPAFLTNIGRYRRYKYDSVRDLLRVMRNKLNHYRELPQEIQELVGTVPEGFNEYFASRFPRLLIEVYKVISKYCKEEQCFDRYFKNLN, from the exons ATGGCAAAATTATGTTTTTCGAGGCCATATGTTGCTCGTACACCTACCTTTTCAGATGATGGAGCAGTTACACTTGGATCCAAGAGAAGCACTTTGTTTGAAGTTGATGCTAAAACCGGAAGGATCATTCAAACCCATAGTATGTCTGATTCTGATAATTCTTCTACATCTTGGAGTGATGACAAGAAGAGTGATACAGATATCCTTATAACAAAGAAAAAGGATCTTGCTAATCCTACGGAGCTGAATTCGCCGGAGTTGCTACTCAAGATATTTAGGACAGATTATTCTCTTCGATCTGTTGGTCCTAGTTCAGGAGTAGTTTTGTGGACTATGACTGTATCCGAATTCGAGGCTGTATTATTATGCCAACATACTTCATTTGATGCCGATGATGAGTATGTTTCTGACAGTGAGCTCGGTTTTGCGATGCCATATCCATGTCAAGAGATCCAACCAGTCTTTCGCTTGCGTAAGAATTTTATACTGGAACCCTCAATCACTGAAAGGTTACCTGGTTCTGATCATGAAAACAGTATGCTTTTGATGCCTGCGTCAGATTTGATGCTTCCTTCACaagcaaattttgaaaaattaaatgtcGATGATGGTAATATGATGCTTCCTGTGCCAATACCAAATTCTTTGCCTTCCCCGAAACCAAAAATTGTCTATCCAAGCCGAATGCATGAATGGTCAACACCATTACGTTTTATGATGCTTATGGTTTTGGGCTTTGTCCTCTATACTCTAGTGGTTAAAAGTAAAGATACGCCAAAGGATCAAAACCAGTCTGAATCGAAAATTTTGCCTGCTAAGAAAAAGAAGACACGTAAGTCAGGAAAGAACAATGTAGCAGTTGACAAAAAGGAAAAACATCTGTCCTCCGAAGATGAGGATATGCTGATGCGAAAGGATCTCGACGTAGAAGCAGGCGGGTGGATGCAATTTAACCAAATTGACCAAGGTGTTGACGGACGCAGGGTTGGTAAACTGCTTGTGTCAAATAAAGAAATTGCTAAGGGAAGCAATGGCACCATTGTCTTTGAGGGAATATATGAAGGTCGGGCAGTTGCTGTCAAGCGTTTGGTCAAGACTCATCATGATGTAGCATACAAAGAAATCCAAAATCTGATTGTATCTGATCATCACCCAAACATTGTTCGATGGCATGGGGTAGAATATGATCAAGATTTTGTTTACCTTGCTCTGGAACGATGTACATGCAGCTTGGATGATTTTATTCAAATTTATTCGGATATATCAGATAACCCTCTGCTTAGGAAGAACCAAGCTTTCAAGTCTTCTATTAAGGCCCAAATTGATATGGGGAAGGATAATATGCATGGTTTGTGGAAAGCCAATGGCTATCCATCACCTCTATTACTGAAATTGATGAG AGATGTCGTTTCTGGGATTGTTCATTTGCATGAACTAGGAATAATACATCGTGATTTGAAACCCCAAAATGTTTTGATAATCAAGGAAAGATCCTTGTGCGCAAAGCTTTCTGATATGGGCATTAGCAAACGCCTCCCTGAAGATATGTCTGCTTTGGGTCATAATGCTACTG GGGCTGGCAGTTCAGGTTGGCAAGCACCAGAACAACTTGGTCAAGGACGCCAAACACGGGCCGTAGATTTATTTAGCTTAGGTTGTGTCCTCTTTTTCTGCATGACTGGGGGGAGACATCCATTTGGAGAACGGCTTGAACGCGATGTTAATATTGTGAAAAACAGAATGGATCTTTTCTTAGTGGAGTTCATTCCTGAAGCAGAAGATCTAGTTTCTAGTTTACTGAACCCTAACCCTGATATAAG GCCAAAGGCAATTGAAGTATTGCACCATCCATTTTTTTGGAGTCCAGAAATGAGACTGTCATTTTTACGCGATGCCAGTGATAGAGTGGAACTAGAAGATAGGGAGACTAATTCTGTTCTTCTGAACGCATTAGAACGCATTGCTACAGTCGCATTAGGTGCGAAATGGGACGAAAAGTTGGAACCAGCCTTTCTTACTAACATTGGTCGATATCGACGGTACAAGTATGATAGTGTTCGAGACTTGTTGCGCGTCATGAGGAACAAGCTAAATCATTATAGAGAGTTGCCTCAAGAAATCCAG GAACTTGTGGGAACTGTTCCGGAAGGATTCAATGAATACTTTGCAAGCCGATTCCCAAGGCTATTAATCGAAGTGTATAAAGTTATATCCAAGTATTGCAAAGAAGAACAATGTTTTGATAGGTATTTCAAGAACCTTAATTAG
- the LOC107622549 gene encoding glutamate receptor 3.6, with the protein MIRNWGVVVLIVLLSNGFCSNGVGLDDIDIDNNNHSNNTTIPDVVNIGVLFSFNTSVGKIVKIAVEAAVKDVNSDPSILGKTQLKLSLQEDSKYRGFLSIAEALQLMATHTVAIIGPQTSTTAHVISHIANELQVPLLSFTATDPTLSSLQFPFFIRTSFNDMYQMTAIADLVNYYGWREVIAVYGDDDHGRNGIGALGDKLAERRCKISFKAPMSPEATREEITDVLVQVALAESRVIVLHTSTTWGPKVLNVAKSLGMMENGYVWIATTFLSTGIDISSPLSLSVMDDIQGVIALRMYVPDSKLKRSFISRWKNWTNGSLGLSTYAIFAYDTVYVLAHALAAFFKQGNRITFSSDSKTSLIHGDNMHLDAVKIFNEGKLLRKSIYKVNMTGVTGHFKYTSDGNLANPAYEIINVVGTGTKRIGYWSNHSGLSSVSPEELHSKPARHSSSSQKLLSVIWPGDTTQKPRGWVFPNNGRMLKIGVPKRISYREFVSQVKGTDMFKGFCIDVFLSAVNLLPYAVPYKFISYGDGHSNPSNTELVRLITTGVFDAAVGDITITTERTKMVDFTQPFIESGLVVVASVKKTDSNAWAFLMPFTPMMWIVTAIFFLVVGAVVWILEHRLNDDFRGPPKKQVATILWFSFSTMFFAHRENTVSTLGRFVLLIWLFVVLIINSSYTASLTSILTVQQLSSPIKGIESLINNNEPIGYLQGSFTKGYLVNEIGIDASRLVALTTPEESATALDKGPHKGGIAAYVDERAYIELFLSSRCDFSVVGQEFTRNGWGFAFPRDSPLAVDLSTAILELAENGDLQRIHDKWLLRSACLSQGAKLEVDRLKLRSFWGLYLLCGLACLIALFVYLIQTMKQYKKHYTEDDKSSSGLKSTPSRLRTFLTFVDEKEDTVKSRSKRRKTEMASFKSTSEVGSSNNGYSESSSQRIECTNNES; encoded by the exons ATGATTAGAAATTGGGGTGTTGTGGTGTTGATTGTTCTTCTCTCCAATGGGTTCTGTTCAAATGGGGTTGGCTTGGATGATATTGATATTGATAATAATAATCACAGTAATAATACCACAATTCCTGATGTTGTAAATATCGGGGTTCTTTTCTCTTTCAATACAAGTGTTGGCAAAATTGTGAAAATCGCCGTAGAAGCCGCGGTTAAAGATGTAAATTCTGATCCATCAATTCTTGGTAAAACTCAGCTCAAGCTCTCACTTCAAGAAGATTCCAAATATAGAGGGTTCTTGAGCATTGCTGAGG CATTGCAGCTCATGGCAACACACACTGTGGCCATAATTGGCCCACAGACCTCCACAACAGCTCATGTCATATCTCACATCGCGAACGAGCTTCAAGTTCCCCTGCTGTCGTTTACAGCCACTGACCCCACCCTTTCTTCGCTTCAGTTCCCATTCTTCATTCGGACATCTTTTAATGATATGTATCAGATGACTGCAATAGCAGATCTTGTTAACTATTATGGTTGGAGGGAGGTTATTGCAGTctatggtgatgatgatcatgggAGGAATGGAATTGGTGCCTTAGGGGACAAGCTAGCTGAGAGACGCTGCAAGATCTCGTTTAAAGCTCCTATGAGTCCTGAGGCAACCAGGGAGGAGATCACTGATGTGCTTGTTCAGGTAGCTCTGGCTGAATCGCGGGTTATAGTCCTTCACACAAGTACTACTTGGGGGCCGAAAGTGCTAAATGTGGCGAAATCTCTTGGAATGATGGAAAATGGTTATGTCTGGATAGCCACAACTTTTCTGTCTACCGGGATAGATATAAGTTCTCCACTTTCTTTGAGTGTAATGGATGACATTCAAGGAGTTATTGCGCTGCGAATGTATGTGCCGGATTCAAAGCTCAAGAGATCTTTCATTTCGAGGTGGAAAAACTGGACTAATGGCTCCCTTGGATTGAGTACTTATGCTATCTTTGCATATGATACTGTCTATGTTCTTGCTCATGCGCTTGCTGCATTTTTTAAACAAGGGAACCGCATTACCTTTTCATCTGATTCAAAGACATCTCTAATACATGGTGACAACATGCATCTTGATGCTGTGAAGATATTCAACGAAGGAAAACTGCTGCGAAAAAGTATCTACAAGGTTAACATGACCGGTGTAACAGGTCACTTCAAGTATACATCTGATGGAAACCTTGCAAATCCGGCATATGAAATCATCAATGTGGTTGGAACAGGGACTAAGAGGATTGGTTATTGGTCTAATCACTCTGGACTATCATCTGTAAGTCCTGAAGAACTTCATTCAAAGCCGGCTAGACATTCAAGTTCAAGTCAAAAGCTACTATCTGTGATTTGGCCAGGGGACACAACACAGAAACCTCGCGGTTGGGTTTTTCCAAACAATGGAAGGATGCTAAAAATTGGAGTACCAAAAAGGATCAGTTACCGCGAATTCGTCTCACAAGTAAAAGGCACTGATATGTTCAAGGGGTTCTGCATTGATGTCTTTCTTTCTGCAGTGAACTTGTTGCCTTATGCTGTCCCCTATAAGTTTATTTCGTACGGAGACGGTCACAGCAATCCTAGTAACACTGAACTTGTCCGTCTGATCACGACCGGT GTGTTTGATGCTGCTGTAGGTGACATTACAATTACCACAGAAAGAACAAAGATGGTGGATTTTACACAGCCATTCATCGAGTCCGGTCTAGTGGTAGTAGCATCAGTGAAGAAGACAGACTCAAATGCTTGGGCATTCTTGATGCCATTTACACCAATGATGTGGATTGTCACAGCTATCTTCTTCCTAGTTGTTGGTGCTGTTGTCTGGATTTTAGAGCATAGGCTCAATGATGATTTTAGGGGACCTCCCAAAAAACAGGTAGCCACAATTTTGTG GTTCAGTTTCTCAACCATGTTTTTTGCACATA GGGAAAACACAGTGAGCACTCTCGGTCGATTCGTGCTGCTTATATGGTTATTCGTAGTTCTCATAATCAACTCGAGTTATACAGCAAGCTTGACTTCAATCCTCACAGTGCAACAACTTTCTTCACCAATTAAGGGCATTGAAAGTTTGATAAACAACAATGAGCCTATTGGCTACTTGCAGGGTTCTTTCACTAAAGGTTATTTAGTCAACGAAATTGGCATCGATGCGTCGAGACTTGTAGCTCTAACAACACCAGAAGAATCTGCCACTGCTCTGGACAAAGGTCCCCATAAAGGTGGCATCGCTGCATATGTCGACGAACGCGCATACATAGAGCTGTTCCTTTCAAGCCGCTGCGATTTCAGCGTTGTTGGTCAAGAGTTCACCAGAAATGGTTGGGGATTT GCCTTTCCACGAGACTCGCCATTAGCGGTTGACCTGTCAACAGCCATTTTGGAGTTGGCTGAGAACGGCGACCTTCAACGGATCCACGACAAATGGCTTTTGCGCAGTGCTTGCCTGTCGCAAGGTGCGAAGCTCGAAGTGGACAGACTCAAGCTGAGGAGCTTCTGGGGTCTCTACCTACTCTGTGGCTTGGCATGTTTGATTGCTCTCTTTGTATATCTGATTCAAACCATGAAGCAATACAAGAAGCACTACACCGAAGACGACAAGTCGTCGTCCGGTCTAAAGTCCACGCCGTCGCGACTAAGGACTTTCCTTACATTTGTAGATGAAAAGGAAGACACAGTTAAGAGCCGCTCCAAGAGAAGGAAAACGGAGATGGCATCATTCAAAAGCACAAGTGAGGTTGGATCATCCAATAATGGATATTCAGAATCATCTTCTCAGAGAATTGAGTGTACTAATAATGAGTCATGA